A genome region from Methylorubrum populi includes the following:
- a CDS encoding histidine kinase famiy protein, with product MPSSPEKPRAPGPNTPVTGSGASGVVDQHHDIFFAAVETTRMPMIVTDPHQPDNPIIFANRAFIRMTGYTVEELIGNNCRFLQGPETDRDTVSEVREAIREHREFAAEILNYRKDGSSFWNALFVSPVFNRSGDLVYFFGSQLDVSRRRDAEESLHQAQKMESLGQLTGGIAHDFNNLLQVVSGHNEVMLALLDHPEIDVARMHRAGEAVRAATDRAAKLTHQLLAFSRKQRLEGRLLNLNGLVESMGEMAGRTLGDDIVQRSVLAPDLWTTRIDPTQAEVALLNVLINARDAMPEGGTVTVRTENLLIEDEDTALYKTVPPGAYVVVSVTDTGLGMPPEILSRVMEPFFTTKGEGKGTGLGLAMVYGFAKQSGGSVKIYSEVGHGTTVRLLFPASDQKVEDELKPSIRAADRHGTETVLVVDDRPDVAATAGTILEDFGYKVTVVDGPKAAIEILDGEARIDLLFTDLIMPGGMNGVMLARAARERQPKIKVLLTTGYAEASIERTDAGGTEFEIINKPYKRMELARRVRRVIDGPTGVG from the coding sequence ATGCCCTCCTCGCCCGAGAAGCCCAGGGCTCCCGGCCCGAACACGCCGGTGACCGGGAGTGGTGCTTCAGGCGTCGTCGACCAGCATCACGACATCTTCTTCGCGGCCGTCGAAACGACGCGCATGCCGATGATCGTCACCGATCCGCACCAGCCGGACAACCCGATCATCTTCGCCAACCGCGCCTTCATCCGCATGACCGGCTACACGGTCGAGGAGCTGATCGGGAACAACTGCCGCTTCCTGCAGGGGCCGGAGACCGACCGGGACACCGTCTCGGAGGTGCGCGAAGCGATCCGGGAGCACCGGGAGTTCGCCGCCGAGATCCTGAACTACCGCAAGGACGGCTCCTCGTTCTGGAACGCGCTGTTCGTCAGCCCGGTGTTCAACCGCTCGGGCGACCTCGTCTACTTCTTCGGCTCGCAGCTCGATGTCTCGCGCCGCCGCGATGCGGAGGAATCGCTGCATCAGGCCCAGAAGATGGAGAGCCTGGGCCAGCTCACCGGCGGCATCGCCCACGATTTCAACAACCTGCTCCAGGTGGTGTCGGGCCACAACGAGGTGATGCTGGCGCTGCTCGACCATCCCGAGATCGACGTGGCGCGGATGCACCGGGCCGGCGAGGCGGTGCGGGCGGCGACCGACCGGGCCGCCAAGCTCACCCACCAGCTCCTCGCCTTCTCGCGCAAGCAGCGGCTGGAGGGGCGGCTGCTGAACCTCAACGGCCTCGTCGAGAGCATGGGCGAGATGGCCGGCCGGACGCTGGGCGACGACATCGTCCAGAGGTCCGTCCTCGCACCGGACCTCTGGACGACCCGCATCGACCCGACCCAGGCCGAGGTCGCCCTGCTCAACGTCCTGATCAACGCCCGCGACGCGATGCCGGAGGGCGGCACGGTGACGGTGCGCACCGAGAACCTGCTGATCGAGGACGAGGACACCGCCCTGTACAAGACGGTGCCGCCCGGCGCCTACGTGGTGGTCTCGGTGACCGACACCGGGCTCGGCATGCCGCCCGAGATCCTGTCGCGCGTCATGGAGCCGTTCTTCACCACCAAGGGGGAGGGCAAGGGCACCGGGCTCGGGCTCGCCATGGTCTACGGCTTCGCCAAGCAGTCGGGCGGCTCGGTGAAGATCTATTCCGAGGTCGGCCACGGCACCACGGTGCGGCTCCTGTTCCCGGCCTCCGACCAGAAGGTCGAGGACGAGTTGAAGCCCTCGATCCGCGCCGCCGACCGGCACGGCACCGAGACGGTGCTCGTCGTGGACGACCGGCCCGACGTGGCGGCCACCGCCGGCACCATCCTGGAGGATTTCGGCTACAAGGTCACCGTGGTCGACGGCCCCAAGGCGGCGATCGAGATTCTCGACGGCGAGGCGCGCATCGACCTCCTGTTCACCGACCTGATCATGCCCGGCGGCATGAACGGCGTGATGCTGGCCCGCGCCGCGCGGGAGCGCCAGCCCAAGATCAAGGTGCTGCTCACCACCGGCTACGCCGAGGCCTCGATCGAGCGCACCGACGCGGGCGGCACCGAGTTCGAGATCATCAACAAGCCCTACAAGCGGATGGAACTGGCCCGCCGGGTGCGCCGGGTGATCGACGGGCCGACCGGGGTCGGATAG
- the lpdA gene encoding dihydrolipoyl dehydrogenase has product MSNTYDLVVIGTGPGGYVCAIRAAQLGLKTAVVEKRATHGGTCLNVGCIPSKALLHASEAFEEASKHFSDLGIDVGTPKLDLKTMQGFKQGGVDGNTKGVEFLLKKNKVDAYHGRGRIAGAGRVEVISDDGGNQMLETKNIVVATGSDVTRLPGVAIDEKTVVSSTGALELAQVPKRLAVIGAGVIGLELGSVWRRLGAEVTVIEYLDRVLPGMDGETAKQFQRILAKQGMVFKLSTKVTGVEAGKKGATVTVEPAQGGEPEKLEADVVLVAIGRVPYTEGLGLETVGIATDDKGRIETDEHYATNVTGIYAIGDVIAGPMLAHKAEDEGVAVAEILAGQSGHVNYGVIPNVVYTFPEVASVGKSEEELKKDGTAYNVGKFPFTANGRAKANGTTDGFVKILADAQTDRVLGVHIVGADAGNLIAEVAVAMEFAASAEDIARTCHAHPTLTEAVKEAALAVDKRAIHV; this is encoded by the coding sequence ATGTCGAACACCTACGATCTCGTCGTCATCGGCACCGGCCCCGGGGGCTATGTCTGCGCCATCCGGGCGGCCCAGCTCGGGCTGAAGACCGCGGTGGTCGAGAAGCGGGCGACCCACGGCGGCACCTGCCTCAACGTCGGCTGCATCCCCTCGAAGGCGCTGCTGCACGCTTCCGAAGCCTTCGAGGAGGCCAGCAAGCATTTTTCGGACCTCGGCATCGATGTCGGCACGCCGAAGCTCGACCTGAAGACGATGCAGGGCTTCAAGCAGGGCGGCGTCGACGGCAACACCAAGGGCGTCGAATTCCTGCTCAAGAAGAACAAGGTCGATGCCTATCACGGCCGCGGCCGCATCGCCGGGGCCGGCCGCGTCGAGGTGATCTCGGACGACGGCGGCAACCAGATGCTGGAGACCAAGAACATCGTCGTCGCCACCGGCTCCGACGTGACCCGGCTGCCCGGCGTCGCGATCGACGAGAAGACGGTGGTCTCCTCCACCGGCGCCCTCGAACTGGCCCAGGTGCCGAAGCGGCTCGCGGTGATCGGTGCGGGCGTGATCGGGCTCGAACTCGGCTCGGTTTGGCGCCGGCTCGGCGCCGAGGTGACGGTGATCGAGTATCTCGACCGGGTGCTGCCGGGCATGGACGGCGAAACGGCCAAGCAGTTCCAGCGCATCCTCGCCAAGCAGGGCATGGTCTTCAAGCTCTCGACCAAGGTGACCGGCGTCGAGGCGGGGAAGAAGGGCGCGACGGTGACCGTCGAGCCGGCGCAGGGCGGCGAGCCCGAGAAGCTCGAAGCCGACGTGGTGCTCGTCGCCATCGGCCGCGTGCCCTACACGGAGGGGCTCGGGCTGGAGACGGTGGGCATCGCGACCGACGACAAGGGCCGCATCGAGACCGACGAGCACTACGCCACCAACGTCACGGGCATCTACGCCATCGGCGACGTGATCGCCGGGCCGATGCTGGCCCACAAGGCCGAGGACGAGGGCGTCGCGGTCGCCGAGATCCTGGCCGGCCAGTCGGGCCACGTGAATTACGGCGTGATCCCGAACGTGGTCTACACCTTCCCCGAGGTCGCCTCCGTCGGCAAGTCCGAGGAGGAATTGAAGAAGGACGGCACCGCCTACAACGTCGGCAAGTTCCCCTTCACGGCGAACGGCCGGGCCAAGGCCAACGGCACCACCGACGGCTTCGTGAAGATCCTGGCGGACGCGCAGACGGATCGCGTGCTCGGCGTGCACATCGTCGGGGCGGACGCCGGCAACCTCATCGCCGAGGTCGCGGTGGCGATGGAGTTCGCGGCCTCGGCCGAGGACATCGCCCGCACCTGCCACGCCCACCCGACGCTGACCGAGGCGGTCAAGGAAGCCGCGCTCGCCGTCGACAAGCGGGCGATCCACGTCTGA
- a CDS encoding sarcosine oxidase subunit gamma — protein MSEAATTQTPPSPWRPRGAWEGAATIGRHGAPDGAAGIRLTLLEGRGLATVIAADGREADLTAIVAERLGLSLPGAGGAVFAGETGLVWSAPGQWLAVAESPRALRDLPEALRGVAAVTDQGDGRALVRVSGPKARAMLAKGVAVDLHPRAFGPGRAAVTSIAHIGVQLWQRDAGPTYDIAVARSFAGSFWRWLEHAAAEFGTEVEGPRG, from the coding sequence GTGTCTGAGGCGGCAACCACCCAAACGCCCCCGTCCCCCTGGCGGCCCCGCGGCGCCTGGGAGGGCGCGGCGACGATCGGACGGCACGGCGCGCCGGACGGGGCGGCGGGCATCCGCCTGACCCTGCTGGAGGGGCGCGGCCTCGCGACCGTGATCGCGGCGGACGGCCGGGAGGCCGACCTGACGGCGATCGTGGCGGAGCGCCTCGGCCTGTCCCTGCCGGGGGCCGGCGGGGCCGTGTTCGCGGGTGAGACGGGCTTGGTCTGGTCCGCGCCGGGCCAGTGGCTCGCGGTCGCGGAATCGCCCCGTGCCCTGCGGGACCTGCCGGAGGCCCTGCGGGGCGTGGCCGCCGTCACCGACCAGGGCGACGGCCGCGCCCTGGTGCGGGTGTCGGGCCCGAAGGCGCGGGCCATGCTCGCCAAGGGCGTGGCGGTCGATCTGCATCCCCGCGCCTTCGGGCCGGGGCGGGCGGCGGTGACGAGCATCGCCCATATCGGCGTGCAGCTCTGGCAGCGCGACGCCGGCCCGACCTACGACATCGCCGTCGCCCGCAGCTTCGCCGGCAGCTTCTGGCGGTGGCTGGAGCACGCGGCGGCCGAGTTCGGCACCGAGGTCGAGGGGCCCCGGGGCTGA
- the odhB gene encoding 2-oxoglutarate dehydrogenase complex dihydrolipoyllysine-residue succinyltransferase produces MATDILVPTLGESVSEATIGRWFKKPGDTVAADEPLVELETDKVTLEVNAPAAGQLGEILVKDGETVEPGAVLGSIVEGGKGEAKSESKSKPAPKSAEAAETKAQSREEKGEGKPARQDAPAKESSASYGSHGDAPPAGGRGADESGPAVARLARESGVDPASLNGSGKDGRVTKGDMLAAIAKGGDRGGDKQEAKAPAPPRAPSAPDDAAREERVRMTKLRQTIARRLKSAQDTAAMLTTFNDVDMGAVMALRAQYKDIFEKKHGTKLGFMGFFTKAVIGALKDVPAVNAEIDGQDLVYKNYYHVGIAVGTDKGLVVPVVRDADDLSIAGIEKKIAGFGKKAREGKLSIDEMQGGTFTITNGGIYGSLMSTPILNAPQSGILGMHRIEERPVVRGGKIEARPMMYLALSYDHRIVDGKEAVTFLVRVKEALEDPARLVLDL; encoded by the coding sequence ATGGCCACCGACATCCTCGTCCCGACGCTCGGCGAATCCGTGAGCGAAGCCACGATCGGCCGCTGGTTCAAGAAGCCCGGCGACACGGTGGCCGCCGACGAGCCCCTGGTGGAACTCGAGACCGACAAGGTCACGCTCGAAGTGAACGCCCCGGCCGCCGGCCAGCTCGGCGAGATCCTCGTCAAGGACGGCGAGACGGTGGAGCCCGGCGCGGTGCTGGGCTCGATCGTCGAGGGCGGCAAGGGTGAGGCCAAGTCGGAGTCGAAGTCGAAGCCCGCGCCGAAGAGCGCCGAGGCCGCCGAGACCAAGGCGCAGTCCCGCGAGGAGAAGGGCGAGGGCAAGCCGGCCAGGCAGGACGCCCCGGCGAAGGAGTCCTCCGCCTCCTACGGCAGCCACGGCGACGCCCCGCCCGCGGGCGGACGCGGTGCCGACGAGAGCGGCCCGGCGGTGGCCAGGCTCGCCCGCGAATCCGGCGTCGATCCGGCGAGCCTCAACGGCAGCGGCAAGGACGGCCGCGTGACCAAGGGCGACATGCTCGCCGCCATCGCCAAGGGTGGCGACAGGGGCGGCGACAAGCAGGAGGCCAAGGCTCCGGCGCCGCCCCGCGCGCCGTCCGCCCCGGACGACGCCGCGCGCGAGGAGCGCGTGCGGATGACCAAGCTGCGCCAGACCATCGCCCGGCGCCTCAAGAGCGCCCAGGACACGGCGGCGATGCTGACCACGTTCAACGACGTGGACATGGGCGCGGTGATGGCGCTGCGCGCGCAGTACAAGGACATCTTCGAGAAGAAGCACGGCACGAAGCTCGGCTTCATGGGCTTCTTCACCAAGGCGGTGATCGGCGCGCTCAAGGACGTTCCCGCGGTCAACGCCGAGATCGACGGGCAGGACCTCGTCTACAAGAACTACTATCACGTCGGTATCGCGGTGGGCACCGACAAGGGCCTCGTCGTGCCGGTGGTGCGCGACGCCGACGACCTGTCGATCGCCGGCATCGAGAAGAAGATCGCGGGCTTCGGCAAGAAGGCGCGCGAGGGCAAGCTCTCCATCGACGAGATGCAGGGCGGCACCTTCACCATCACCAACGGCGGCATCTACGGCTCGCTGATGTCGACCCCGATCCTCAACGCCCCGCAATCGGGCATCTTGGGCATGCACCGCATCGAAGAACGCCCTGTCGTGCGTGGCGGAAAAATCGAGGCGCGGCCGATGATGTATCTGGCGCTCTCCTACGATCACCGCATCGTCGACGGGAAGGAGGCCGTGACCTTCCTCGTCCGCGTCAAGGAGGCGCTGGAGGATCCGGCCCGCCTCGTGCTCGACCTGTGA
- a CDS encoding pentapeptide repeat-containing protein, with protein sequence MKPRQTDDVRSVLNVRGAFIRRTNFSGTDLRGADLSQADASGASFRNADFAGARLSGTVLRGADLTGATNLTDEQLSSAVIDEHTLLPAYIDRSKLRNDMRHSQESLG encoded by the coding sequence ATGAAGCCTCGTCAAACGGATGACGTTCGGTCGGTCCTGAACGTTCGGGGAGCCTTCATCCGCCGGACGAACTTCAGCGGGACCGACCTGCGTGGAGCCGACCTCTCGCAGGCGGATGCGAGCGGCGCCTCGTTCCGCAACGCGGATTTCGCGGGCGCCCGCCTCTCGGGAACCGTCTTACGCGGTGCTGACCTCACGGGCGCAACCAATCTGACGGACGAGCAGCTTTCGAGCGCCGTGATCGACGAACACACCCTTCTACCCGCCTATATCGACCGCTCGAAACTGAGAAACGATATGCGGCATTCTCAAGAATCTCTGGGCTGA
- a CDS encoding sarcosine oxidase subunit alpha family protein — protein MTTLALQRAEAPVSADQPFRTATGGLIDRRRLRDFTFDGRRLTGCHGDTLASALLANGVRLVGRSFKYHRPRGILSAGSEEPNALVELRTGARREPNTRATMAELYEGLEAASQNRWPSLRVDALSVNALLSPVFAAGFYYKTFMWPAAFWEKLYEPMIRRAAGLGRAADAPDPDTYDHAHAHCDVLVIGGGPAGLSAALAAGRSGARVILVDEDFSIGGRLLAERREIGGESGAEWAARAVAELNSLPEVRILSRTTLFGVYDHGAYGAVERVSDHLAVPAAHAPRQRLWRIVARRAVLAAGAIERPHVFGGNDRPGVMLAGAVRTYLNRYGVLPGHRLAVFTSSDDGWRTAADVLAAGGGLAAVIDTRPSVPPHLRRMAEAAGARVVTGGYVAGTKGHLGLSAIQVVDGSHGTETIPCDGLAMANGWNPVVHLDSHLSRRPVWDEAIHAFVPGTLPSGMQAVGAAAGRFTLADCLETGARAGAEAATDCGFGATAEATPKTDPESDAHAPLWRVPRPKGKAFVDFQNDVAASDVELAHREGFRAVELLKRYTTLGMATDQGKTSNLAGLSIMAELTGKDIPSVGTTVFRPPFTPVAIGAFAGHHRGRDFRAARHVPSHAWAEENGCVFVETGLWLRPAYFPKAGEADWLDTVVREVETVRARVGICDVTTLGKIDIQGRDALAFIERVCANPFATLPVGRARYAVLLREDGLVMDDGTVARMAETHYVMTASTANAARVMQHLEFCRQWLWPELDVQLASVSEQWAQYAIAGPRARDTLRRIVDPGFDISNEAFPFLACADVTVGGGIPARLFRISFSGELAYELAVPAAYGDAAWRALMQAGLPYGITAYGSEALSVMRIEKGHAAGPEINGQTTAGDLGLGGMLARKKDYVGRLMKERPALTDPERPILAGFRPVDPGARLRAGAHFLRLDAAPSLEADEGVMTSVAYSPSLGRWIGIGLIRRGPERCGERVRAYDPVRDADIEVEICSPVFVDPKEEKLRV, from the coding sequence ATGACCACGCTCGCCCTTCAGCGCGCGGAGGCCCCCGTCTCCGCCGACCAGCCCTTCCGCACCGCGACCGGCGGCCTGATCGACCGGCGGCGCCTGCGCGACTTCACCTTCGACGGACGGCGCCTCACCGGCTGCCACGGCGACACGCTCGCTTCGGCCCTGCTCGCCAACGGCGTGCGCCTCGTCGGCCGCTCGTTCAAGTACCACCGGCCCCGCGGCATCCTGTCGGCGGGCTCGGAGGAGCCGAACGCCCTGGTCGAGCTGCGCACGGGCGCCCGGCGCGAGCCCAACACCCGCGCCACCATGGCCGAACTCTACGAGGGGCTGGAGGCGGCGAGCCAGAACCGCTGGCCCTCGCTTCGCGTCGATGCGCTCTCGGTCAACGCCCTGCTCTCGCCGGTCTTCGCCGCGGGCTTCTACTACAAGACCTTCATGTGGCCGGCCGCTTTCTGGGAGAAGCTGTACGAGCCGATGATCCGGCGCGCGGCGGGCCTCGGCCGCGCCGCCGACGCCCCCGACCCCGACACCTACGACCACGCCCACGCCCATTGCGACGTGCTCGTCATCGGCGGCGGCCCGGCCGGCCTGTCGGCGGCGCTCGCCGCCGGCCGCTCCGGCGCCCGGGTGATTTTGGTCGACGAGGACTTTTCGATCGGCGGGCGCCTGCTGGCGGAGCGGCGGGAGATCGGCGGCGAGAGCGGGGCCGAGTGGGCCGCCCGCGCTGTGGCCGAACTGAACAGCCTGCCGGAGGTGCGCATCCTGTCGCGCACCACCCTGTTCGGCGTCTACGATCACGGCGCCTACGGCGCGGTCGAGCGCGTCTCCGACCATCTCGCGGTGCCCGCGGCCCACGCCCCGCGCCAGCGGCTGTGGCGGATCGTGGCGCGGCGCGCGGTGCTCGCGGCCGGCGCCATCGAGCGCCCGCACGTCTTCGGCGGCAACGACCGGCCCGGCGTGATGCTGGCGGGCGCCGTGCGGACCTATCTCAACCGCTACGGCGTGCTGCCGGGGCACCGCTTGGCCGTGTTCACGTCGAGCGACGACGGCTGGCGCACGGCCGCGGACGTGCTGGCCGCGGGCGGCGGCCTCGCGGCGGTGATCGACACCCGTCCTTCCGTCCCGCCGCACTTGCGCCGGATGGCGGAGGCCGCCGGCGCGCGGGTGGTGACGGGCGGATACGTCGCCGGCACCAAGGGCCATCTCGGGCTGAGCGCGATCCAGGTCGTGGACGGCTCTCACGGCACCGAGACGATTCCCTGCGACGGCCTCGCCATGGCCAATGGCTGGAACCCGGTCGTCCACCTCGACTCGCACCTGTCGCGCCGGCCGGTCTGGGACGAGGCGATCCACGCCTTCGTGCCCGGCACCCTCCCCTCCGGCATGCAGGCCGTCGGCGCTGCCGCCGGACGTTTCACCCTGGCGGACTGCCTGGAGACCGGCGCCCGGGCCGGCGCCGAGGCGGCGACCGATTGCGGCTTCGGCGCCACGGCCGAGGCCACTCCGAAAACCGATCCGGAGAGCGACGCGCACGCGCCGCTCTGGCGCGTGCCGAGACCCAAGGGAAAAGCCTTCGTCGACTTCCAGAACGACGTGGCGGCCTCCGACGTCGAACTCGCCCACCGCGAGGGGTTCCGCGCGGTGGAACTGCTCAAGCGCTACACGACGCTCGGCATGGCCACCGACCAGGGCAAGACCTCGAACCTCGCCGGCCTGTCGATCATGGCCGAGCTGACGGGCAAGGACATCCCGAGCGTCGGCACCACGGTGTTCCGCCCGCCCTTCACCCCGGTCGCCATCGGCGCCTTCGCCGGCCACCACCGCGGCAGGGATTTTCGCGCCGCCCGCCACGTCCCCTCCCATGCCTGGGCGGAGGAGAACGGGTGCGTCTTCGTCGAGACCGGCCTGTGGCTGCGCCCCGCCTACTTCCCCAAGGCCGGCGAGGCCGACTGGCTCGACACGGTGGTGCGGGAGGTCGAGACCGTGCGTGCCCGCGTCGGAATCTGCGACGTCACCACGCTCGGCAAGATCGACATCCAGGGCCGCGACGCGCTGGCCTTCATCGAGCGGGTCTGCGCCAACCCCTTCGCGACGCTCCCCGTCGGCAGGGCGCGCTACGCCGTGCTGCTGCGCGAGGACGGGCTCGTCATGGACGACGGCACCGTCGCGCGGATGGCCGAGACGCACTACGTCATGACCGCCTCGACGGCGAACGCCGCGCGGGTGATGCAGCACCTCGAATTCTGCCGGCAATGGCTGTGGCCGGAGCTCGACGTGCAGCTCGCCTCGGTCAGCGAGCAATGGGCGCAGTACGCGATCGCGGGCCCGCGCGCCCGCGACACCCTGCGCCGCATCGTCGATCCCGGCTTCGACATCTCCAACGAAGCCTTCCCGTTCCTCGCCTGCGCCGACGTCACCGTCGGCGGCGGCATCCCGGCGCGGCTGTTCCGCATCTCGTTCTCGGGCGAACTCGCCTACGAACTCGCGGTGCCGGCCGCCTACGGCGACGCCGCGTGGCGGGCGCTGATGCAGGCGGGCCTGCCCTACGGCATCACCGCCTACGGCTCGGAGGCGCTCTCGGTGATGCGCATCGAGAAGGGCCACGCGGCCGGGCCTGAGATCAACGGCCAGACCACCGCCGGCGACCTCGGCCTCGGCGGCATGCTCGCCAGGAAGAAGGACTATGTCGGCCGCCTGATGAAGGAGCGCCCGGCGCTCACCGACCCGGAGCGGCCGATCCTGGCCGGCTTCCGGCCGGTCGATCCGGGCGCGCGGCTGCGGGCGGGGGCGCATTTCCTGCGCCTCGACGCCGCGCCGAGCCTGGAGGCGGACGAGGGCGTGATGACCTCGGTCGCCTACTCGCCGAGCCTGGGGCGCTGGATCGGGATCGGCCTGATCCGGCGCGGCCCCGAGCGCTGCGGCGAGCGGGTGCGGGCCTACGATCCGGTGCGCGACGCCGACATCGAGGTGGAGATCTGTTCGCCGGTCTTCGTGGACCCGAAGGAGGAGAAGCTGCGTGTCTGA